AACCCCGGCCATGATCGCCAGCGCCAGACCGCGCATCTGATCGTTCTGCAGCCCGATTTGCTGCAGAAAGCCGATTGCGCCGGTGTTCTGCTCCGCCAGCACAATACGGATCATGATCATTACAATGCCAAGCCGCACCATCATGCCGCTGCTCAGCCAGCGGGTGTTGATCAGCGGATTGCGGCGGTTATGTTCGATGACGATCGCCGCGACAATCAGCGTCAGGGCGATCGCGGTGCAGATACCGAGCCACGGCGTGGTGAACCACCATTCAATCCGGCCCAGCGTCAGTACGCCGCACAGCAGCGCCATGCCCGGTGCCAGCAGGATGAAGGTCAGGAAATCCATCTTCTCAAAGGTTTTGATGCGATCGCCCGGCGGCAGTTTAACCACCAGTACCCCGCCGAGCGCAATCAGCGCCAGACCGAGTTCAAACAGATAGAGACCGCGCCACTCGTTGAGCTGCAGCAATTCCGACGAGAATAGGCGCGCCAGCGGAATAGCCAGTTGCGACACCGTCAGGCCAATCACCAGCGCTTTAAGGCGATGTTTCGCCGGCCAGGCCTGAACCTGATAGAAGATACCTAAAGAACTGAGCGCCGCCGCCACCATGCCGTGGGCGGTGCGGACAATAATCGCCGAGTTGAGATCGTTGGCGAACAGGTGGAAAAACGCCACCAGCACATAGAGCACCAGAAACGCCTCGGTGAAGACACGCAGGCCAAACTGCTGCCGGAACTTCACCAGCAGCAGGTTAATGGAGATGTTCCCCATCACGTAGACGGCAGGCAGCCACGCAATCTCATTCGACCAGGCCCCAAAGGTGCCCTGCAGATTCACCAGATTTGCCGTGACCAGCGCATTACTCAGCGCACCCGTCAGGGAGATCAGTAAACCGATCAGACCAAACGCCACGCGTTTTGGCATCGAATGCAGCGGCGTCGAAGGTGAGCCCGGCATCATCGGTTTTTCGTGCGGTAACCACTCGCGTGCAGCGTAGGGATTTCGCTTTGCCACTGCTACATACTTCCCATACGGCTCA
This genomic window from Pantoea sp. Lij88 contains:
- a CDS encoding MFS transporter; translation: MAKRNPYAAREWLPHEKPMMPGSPSTPLHSMPKRVAFGLIGLLISLTGALSNALVTANLVNLQGTFGAWSNEIAWLPAVYVMGNISINLLLVKFRQQFGLRVFTEAFLVLYVLVAFFHLFANDLNSAIIVRTAHGMVAAALSSLGIFYQVQAWPAKHRLKALVIGLTVSQLAIPLARLFSSELLQLNEWRGLYLFELGLALIALGGVLVVKLPPGDRIKTFEKMDFLTFILLAPGMALLCGVLTLGRIEWWFTTPWLGICTAIALTLIVAAIVIEHNRRNPLINTRWLSSGMMVRLGIVMIMIRIVLAEQNTGAIGFLQQIGLQNDQMRGLALAIMAGVIAGIAASALTIKPNHLNWPIVASLVVMIIASLMDAQSSPLTRGPEMYFSQFLLGFSSAFFMAPAMLMGIGSVVTQPKNLVSFVVLFGMSQNLGGLIGSAILGTFQVWREKYHSSLLGDQLSLLDPNVTERLNQYNALFNSLLGDDVLRGAQSTSQLQTVATLQANVLAYNDTYLLTAALALVTLMWVIWRLTRRRYLDWRQAQFNLREQHQLAALQESTEKQ